From Acomys russatus chromosome 25, mAcoRus1.1, whole genome shotgun sequence, a single genomic window includes:
- the Fbll1 gene encoding rRNA/tRNA 2'-O-methyltransferase fibrillarin-like protein 1, which yields MKPAGSRSGWGWSGSKGSGKGGGKGGDGGSGSKGGYGSRSRGYSGGGGRGRGRSGGRGDSRDRGGNSHHRRGPGRNKNRRRKGITVSVEPHRHEGVFIYRGAEDALVTLNLVPGVSVYGEKRVTIIENGEKIEYRTWNPFRSKLAAAILGGVDKIHIKPRSRVLYLGAASGTTVSHVSDIIGPDGLVYAVEFSHRAGRDLVNVAKKRTNIIPVLEDARHPLKYRMLIGMVDVIFADVAQPDQSRIVALNAHTFLRNGGHFLISIKANCIDSTASAEAVFASEVKKLQQENLKPQEQLTLEPYERDHAVVVGVYRPSSRSSSK from the coding sequence ATGAAGCCGGCAGGCAGCCGCAGCGGTTGGGGCTGGAGTGGCAGCAAAGGAAGCGGCAAAGGAGGCGGCAAGGGAGGTGATGGGGGCTCGGGGTCCAAAGGCGGCTACGGATCACGCTCCCGCGGCTATAGTGGCGGTGGTGGCAGAGGTCGGGGACGCAGCGGCGGACGCGGCGACAGTAGGGACCGCGGCGGCAATAGCCATCATCGCCGTGGCCCGGGCAGGAACAAGAACCGCCGCAGAAAGGGTATCACCGTGTCGGTGGAGCCGCATCGGCACGAGGGCGTGTTTATCTACCGCGGAGCGGAGGATGCGCTGGTCACGCTTAACTTGGTACCCGGAGTCTCCGTGTATGGTGAGAAGCGCGTCACCATAATTGAGAACGGTGAGAAGATAGAGTACCGAACATGGAACCCCTTCCGTTCCAAACTGGCGGCTGCCATCCTGGGCGGCGTGGACAAGATCCACATCAAGCCCAGATCTAGAGTGCTGTACTTGGGCGCAGCCTCGGGAACCACGGTCTCCCATGTTTCTGACATCATCGGCCCCGACGGCCTGGTCTATGCGGTTGAATTCTCCCATCGCGCTGGCCGCGATCTGGTCAATGTGGCTAAGAAGCGCACCAACATTATCCCGGTACTGGAAGATGCCCGGCACCCACTCAAGTATCGCATGCTCATTGGTATGGTGGATGTCATCTTTGCCGACGTGGCCCAGCCAGACCAGTCCCGCATCGTGGCGCTGAACGCCCACACCTTTCTGCGCAACGGAGGCCATTTTCTGATTTCCATCAAGGCCAACTGCATCGACTCCACAGCGTCTGCTGAGGCCGTGTTTGCGTCAGAGGTGAAGAAGCTGCAACAGGAGAATCTGAAGCCGCAGGAGCAGCTGACTCTGGAGCCCTACGAAAGGGATCACGCCGTGGTCGTCGGAGTCTACCGGCCCTCTTCCAGGAGCAGCAGCAAGTAG